The genomic stretch CTCACTTCGTTGACAGCTTCGTTTTCCGCCCAGAGTCGTACGTCTTATCGTTAATTCGTCATATTGTGCGGTCAGAACAGACGGATTTCAAAACTTAAGACGCAGATGATAGCCGCTGGAAACAGCCGCTTGGGGCTCTAAGCGCGAGCCGCGGTTTCAACGCCAGCTCGCTCGTGCGCGCTCGGGtgttagtttcggtttcgcgcaTAGGCCGCACGCGAGCAGATCACGAACGGAACACGAATGGAACAGGGAGAGACAGAAATCCACGAAACACCTATACTATAGCTGAGATTTTATGGTACTAGTATTTTAAATCACTATATTGCGATGTCCATTCAATGTGCACACAAGCACAACTTCCATATTACAGGTTATGAAGGAACATGGTGTGTACAACATGGTATTCAGCAGCTCCTGCGTGGTGTACGGAAACCCGCAGTACCTGCCGATTGACGAAGCACATCCAACGGGCAACGTCACCAACGTGTACGGAAGGACGAAATACGCGGTCGAACAGATGTTTGAAGACATCTGTCGAGCAGAGAAGGTTCTCTGAGCTATACTTTCAACCTTATCAACCGTCTTGcatatacattttttttctctctccctcaaAATCCAGCAATGGAACATAATTCCGCTGCGCTACTTCAACCCTCTCGGAGCCCATCCTTCCGGAAAGATTGGTGAAGATCCGATTCGAGCGTTCACCAACCTCATGCCACTGATTGGCGAAGTCGCACTTGGCAAAAGGTCCGAGCTCACTGTGCTCGGGGGCGACTACGACACCGAAGATGGGACGAGTACGTCGTTTAGAGCTGTTACAGAGATGGGACTGTCTGACACGCTTACTCTCAAAACAGGTGCGCGAGACTTCATACACGTCATGGACCTCGCCACTGGCCATGTGGCTGCATTAAAAAAGCTCGAGGAAAATCCAAGGTACAAGGTAGGTTCtaattttgtttttttttttgtttttttttttgatgtggTAAAATGTGACGTTTTCTGCAGGTGTACAACCTCGGCACGGGCAAAGGATGTACGGTCCTACAACTAATCAGTGCATTTGAAAAGGTGACAGGGCAAAAGGTAAGCGTGTACTACTGATTGTCAATAAGACTTCGTTTCAAACATAACAACCACCCAGTACTACACCTCCGTTATTTTTTAGCATTAGTTCTACGAGGAAAATACCAGCGTGAAGTAACAGCTGCACATGAACACCGTGACCTAGATCAGTAGCATGCCAAAAGCTTGTTTGTGTGTACAGCTGCTCCGTGTCCTGACATATTTTCCGCAAAACTTTTGCTCTGTTAGGTATTTTAAACCGGGGATACGAGATGAGTGATAATTTCGTATACCCCGTAATAACGTACATAGACCGTGGTGTGCCATGCATTACCTGGTGTCTGCAGATACCGTACAAGATACAAGACAGGCGTTTGGGCGACATCCCGGCCATCTGGGGCGACTGCTCCCTGGCGGAACGCGAGCTCAACTGGAAGGCCGAGCACACCATCGAACAAATGTGTAAGCGGACCAGTTTCAAaaatgtgtcgtctgctactagcACAAGATGACAAGCTTCACAGTTTTGCTGTTGGCAACCCTGGTAAAAACAGCGGGGAAAACCTTGAGCATTACAACGAATCACCAGTCAAATACTAATAGGATGTGCACGTTTGGGCGAGGTCACCCAGCAATTAATTTACCCCAATTAATACGTAAAACCTCAAAGCTTACCGTAAGGAATATGACAAACAGTCTCTGGAGACGGGCTCGGTTTAATGGTCATGAATCGAATGCAAATTGACGTGAGCGTTGTCTTCGTTTTCCCAACGCTTGCCTTCCACTTAGACCTACCAATCAATAATTTCAGGTGAGGACTTTTGGCGGTGGCTAACCTCGAACCCAGCTGGCTACCGGTCGGACGACCCTGCCGTTAGCGCCAAAGACCGAGCCATCATCGACAGCCATATTTCGCATTCCACGGCGCTAGAGAGTGGAGACAAGTGATCGTCTTCTACGTGGGAGGGTGCAATCTCAAAAGACCTGCTTCAGTATTCAAGTTGTGACCAATTTTGTGGGCGGGGCATTATGGGAACAGGGTAGGAGAAGGTGGTACGTATTCAGAAACAGTCACGTACATACCGAGTTTTGCCAGATAAGGTACGGTATATCGACTCTGTAAGACGAGTATCGCCAGCATGGCAGACGTCGAAACTTTCGTCGGTGATGTATGGAGTGCTAAAAAAATTGTGTCAAAAATTTCCAGCTTCCGGATGTGTTGTTGATTGATTGCTGCAGTAACttaagaaaaattaaaaactgGTCGTTTCAACATGTTGTCAATGCTCTTGCCATTTGCTTGAGCTGTCTGGCCATTGCTGATGTGAAATTAACTCTAGAAGGCATGTTTACGAGAAGTGGAATAACGCAAGTGCATTGTTATGGTTCAAAATTACAAAAATGCAGCAGAGTAAATACCACAGAAAATACTGTATCAAGGTTTTGACTGCTATGAAATTATGCCAGTCCTGCACACTTATGAGGCTAAGCCGGTCAATGGAAATGTTAATGAAGTGGCACCTTTTTAAGAATATTTACGACTCATCAGCAAAAAGCTGGACAAGATGAGAATTTTAACACAAATTTTTATCATATATTACCCTCTCCAACCATCAACATCTAAAGCACATAGGTGTAGCATCCAAAGGCcattttcattcattttttgtttcatttcaaaCCCCATACTTTATCTTGGAAAGCAAAGCACGTATGTATGAAATAGAACTTGTGGCCGAATACATATTTTTTGGCACTcatcattttctttgtttctcacTTACTGTTTGTTCTGAGGTAACGTATTACTCTTAGTGCAGGAGGTCACGTGTACAAGAAAAAATGGGGTAACACTCAGACACTGCAGTTTTGTCGATTTGTGCATTTTTGTAGTGTTTTGTTGAAAGCTTCTTCGCCAggatgtttttatttttattaaatTATCGCACGAGCTGACATaatacaaaaagaagaaaaacaagttaCAGAGGCAACCATTTCATCCCTAGTCTTCCACCAGCCCACCTGGCAAAAttagaaaacacacacacacagcaattATCGTTTTGAAAAAGAGAGACTTTCTGGTCAACAAACTGATAATGCACAAACTCGAATAAAATG from Ornithodoros turicata isolate Travis chromosome 4, ASM3712646v1, whole genome shotgun sequence encodes the following:
- the LOC135390721 gene encoding UDP-glucose 4-epimerase-like, coding for MPKTVFVTGAAGFIGSHTVTELLRAGYRVIAIDNFANAVPGEDGHAASLTRAEQLTGRSITFYQCDLLEKPELTKIFSKHKIDFVIHFAAMKAVGESMQKPLFYYKNNIVSTINLLEVMKEHGVYNMVFSSSCVVYGNPQYLPIDEAHPTGNVTNVYGRTKYAVEQMFEDICRAEKQWNIIPLRYFNPLGAHPSGKIGEDPIRAFTNLMPLIGEVALGKRSELTVLGGDYDTEDGTSARDFIHVMDLATGHVAALKKLEENPRYKVYNLGTGKGCTVLQLISAFEKVTGQKIPYKIQDRRLGDIPAIWGDCSLAERELNWKAEHTIEQMCEDFWRWLTSNPAGYRSDDPAVSAKDRAIIDSHISHSTALESGDK